The following coding sequences are from one Salvia hispanica cultivar TCC Black 2014 chromosome 3, UniMelb_Shisp_WGS_1.0, whole genome shotgun sequence window:
- the LOC125212748 gene encoding probable E3 ubiquitin-protein ligase ARI8 isoform X1 → MESDDEMATAMMEDSCDDEDFYDGDGDGDEDTDPDSVVVSYDGLMDHDSDDFDDLSSSHPIYYHRSQNFIILNEDDIRQRQEESITQISTVLSISRVSASILLRHYNWSVSKVNDEWFADEEKVRKTVGLLESDTPLPGDQELTCGICFENYPRDRMRAVACGHPFCFGCWQGYIRTSINDGPGCLNLRCPDPSCGAAVGHDMVNELASKDDEQKYNRYFLRSFIEDSRKTKWCPAPGCDYAVDFTVGGGNFDVTCHCAHSFCWNCVEEAHRPVDCGTVSKWIMKNSAESENMNWILANSKPCPKCKRPIEKNQGCMHITCTPPCKFEFCWLCLGAWSEHGERTGGFYACNRYEVAKQEGVYDEAEKRREMAKNSLERYTHYYERWATNQSSRQRAIENLHQMQTVHLEKLSDKQRQPESQLKFIIEAWQQIVECRRVLKWTYAYGFYLNEQEHARKQFFEYLQGEAESGLERLHQCAEKEFQGYLNSEGPSQEFNEFRTKLAGLTSVTKNYFENLVRALENGLSDVDSHAVSSWAGSSQTEGGGSGKGRSGKGKGSTSKSSSSRNMDDSGHWSCEHCTYANVRSSTVCEMCHRHR, encoded by the exons ATGGAATCAGATGATGAGATGGCAACGGCGATGATGGAAGATTCGTGCGACGACGAGGATTTCtacgacggcgacggcgacggcgacgaaGATACCGACCCGGACAGCGTCGTTGTTAGTTACGACGGCTTGATGGACCACGACTCCGACGATTTCGATGATCTCTCCTCCTCTCACCCTATATACTATCATAGGTCACAG aatttcatcattttaaatGAAGATGATATACGGCAACGGCAAGAAGAAAGTATCACTCAGATATCTACTGTCCTCTCAATTTCAAGGGTTTCCGCTAGCATTTTGCTCCGCCATTATAACTG GAGTGTTAGTAAAGTGAATGATGAATGGTTTGCAGATGAAGAAAAGGTCCGCAAAACTGTTGGTTTGTTGGAGAGTGATACTCCCCTTCCTGGTGATCAAGAG CTAACTTGTGGGATCTGCTTTGAAAATTACCCACGTGATAGAATGAGAGCTGTTGCCTGTGGCCATCCCTTTTGCTTTGGATGTTGGCAAG GCTATATTAGAACATCCATTAATGATGGACCTGGATGTTTGAATTTGCGGTGTCCTGATCCATCTTGTGGTGCAGCTGTTGGCCATGATATGGTGAATGAGTTGGCTTCGAAAGATGACGAACAGAAGTATAATCGCTACTTTTTGAGATCATTTATTGAAGATAGTAGGAAG ACAAAGTGGTGCCCAGCACCAGGCTGTGATTATGCTGTGGATTTTACTGTTGGTGGTGGAAACTTTGATGTCACTTGCCATTGCGCGCACAGTTTTTGCTGGAAC TGTGTTGAGGAAGCCCATCGTCCAGTTGATTGTGGAACTGTGTCCAAGTGGATAATGAAGAATAGTGCCGAGTCTGAGAATATGAATTG GATATTGGCTAATTCTAAACCTTGTCCCAAGTGCAAGCGGCCAATTGAGAAGAATCAAGGCTGCATGCACATTACATGCACGCCACCATGTAAATTTGAGTTTTGTTG GTTATGCCTTGGTGCATGGTCAGAACACGGTGAAAGGACTGGTGGCTTCTATGCATGCAATCGTTATGAAGTAGCCAAGCAAGAAGGAGTG TACGATGAAGCTGAAAAACGAAGAGAGATGGCTAAAAATTCTTTAGAAAGATATACACATTATTATGAAAGATGGGCTACCAACCAATCG TCTAGGCAACGTGCAATTGAGAATCTACATCAGATGCAAACAGTACAT TTAGAGAAGCTAAGTGATAAGCAGCGCCAGCCTGAGTCCCAACTTAAGTTCATTATAGAGGCTTGGCAACAG ATTGTTGAATGTAGACGAGTCCTAAAATGGACCTATGCGtatggattttatttaaatgagcAGGAACATGCTAGGAAGCAGTTCTTTGAGTATCTACAAG GCGAGGCGGAGTCTGGTTTGGAACGGCTTCACCAGTGTGCAGAGAAGGAGTTTCAGGGATACCTCAACTCCGAAGGTCCTTCACAAGAGTTCAATGAATTTAGAACAAAGTTGGCTGGGTTGACCAG TGTAACCAAGAATTACTTTGAGAACCTCGTCCGAGCTTTGGAAAACGGTCTATCCGATGTGGACTCTCATGCTGTAAGCAGCTGGGCAGGCAGCTCGCAGACTGAGGGAGGAGGCAGTGGCAAAGGAAGATCCGGCAAGGGCAAGGGAAGTACATCCAAATCAAGTAGTTCTAGGAATATGGATGATTCTGGCCATTGGTCATGTGAACATTGCACCTACGCCAATGTAAGGTCATCAACTGTCTGCGAGATGTGCCATCGCCACCGATGA
- the LOC125212748 gene encoding probable E3 ubiquitin-protein ligase ARI8 isoform X2: protein MKMIYGNGKKKVSLRYLLSSQFQGFPLAFCSAIITDEEKVRKTVGLLESDTPLPGDQELTCGICFENYPRDRMRAVACGHPFCFGCWQGYIRTSINDGPGCLNLRCPDPSCGAAVGHDMVNELASKDDEQKYNRYFLRSFIEDSRKTKWCPAPGCDYAVDFTVGGGNFDVTCHCAHSFCWNCVEEAHRPVDCGTVSKWIMKNSAESENMNWILANSKPCPKCKRPIEKNQGCMHITCTPPCKFEFCWLCLGAWSEHGERTGGFYACNRYEVAKQEGVYDEAEKRREMAKNSLERYTHYYERWATNQSSRQRAIENLHQMQTVHLEKLSDKQRQPESQLKFIIEAWQQIVECRRVLKWTYAYGFYLNEQEHARKQFFEYLQGEAESGLERLHQCAEKEFQGYLNSEGPSQEFNEFRTKLAGLTSVTKNYFENLVRALENGLSDVDSHAVSSWAGSSQTEGGGSGKGRSGKGKGSTSKSSSSRNMDDSGHWSCEHCTYANVRSSTVCEMCHRHR from the exons atGAAGATGATATACGGCAACGGCAAGAAGAAAGTATCACTCAGATATCTACTGTCCTCTCAATTTCAAGGGTTTCCGCTAGCATTTTGCTCCGCCATTATAACTG ATGAAGAAAAGGTCCGCAAAACTGTTGGTTTGTTGGAGAGTGATACTCCCCTTCCTGGTGATCAAGAG CTAACTTGTGGGATCTGCTTTGAAAATTACCCACGTGATAGAATGAGAGCTGTTGCCTGTGGCCATCCCTTTTGCTTTGGATGTTGGCAAG GCTATATTAGAACATCCATTAATGATGGACCTGGATGTTTGAATTTGCGGTGTCCTGATCCATCTTGTGGTGCAGCTGTTGGCCATGATATGGTGAATGAGTTGGCTTCGAAAGATGACGAACAGAAGTATAATCGCTACTTTTTGAGATCATTTATTGAAGATAGTAGGAAG ACAAAGTGGTGCCCAGCACCAGGCTGTGATTATGCTGTGGATTTTACTGTTGGTGGTGGAAACTTTGATGTCACTTGCCATTGCGCGCACAGTTTTTGCTGGAAC TGTGTTGAGGAAGCCCATCGTCCAGTTGATTGTGGAACTGTGTCCAAGTGGATAATGAAGAATAGTGCCGAGTCTGAGAATATGAATTG GATATTGGCTAATTCTAAACCTTGTCCCAAGTGCAAGCGGCCAATTGAGAAGAATCAAGGCTGCATGCACATTACATGCACGCCACCATGTAAATTTGAGTTTTGTTG GTTATGCCTTGGTGCATGGTCAGAACACGGTGAAAGGACTGGTGGCTTCTATGCATGCAATCGTTATGAAGTAGCCAAGCAAGAAGGAGTG TACGATGAAGCTGAAAAACGAAGAGAGATGGCTAAAAATTCTTTAGAAAGATATACACATTATTATGAAAGATGGGCTACCAACCAATCG TCTAGGCAACGTGCAATTGAGAATCTACATCAGATGCAAACAGTACAT TTAGAGAAGCTAAGTGATAAGCAGCGCCAGCCTGAGTCCCAACTTAAGTTCATTATAGAGGCTTGGCAACAG ATTGTTGAATGTAGACGAGTCCTAAAATGGACCTATGCGtatggattttatttaaatgagcAGGAACATGCTAGGAAGCAGTTCTTTGAGTATCTACAAG GCGAGGCGGAGTCTGGTTTGGAACGGCTTCACCAGTGTGCAGAGAAGGAGTTTCAGGGATACCTCAACTCCGAAGGTCCTTCACAAGAGTTCAATGAATTTAGAACAAAGTTGGCTGGGTTGACCAG TGTAACCAAGAATTACTTTGAGAACCTCGTCCGAGCTTTGGAAAACGGTCTATCCGATGTGGACTCTCATGCTGTAAGCAGCTGGGCAGGCAGCTCGCAGACTGAGGGAGGAGGCAGTGGCAAAGGAAGATCCGGCAAGGGCAAGGGAAGTACATCCAAATCAAGTAGTTCTAGGAATATGGATGATTCTGGCCATTGGTCATGTGAACATTGCACCTACGCCAATGTAAGGTCATCAACTGTCTGCGAGATGTGCCATCGCCACCGATGA
- the LOC125212749 gene encoding ycf20-like protein — protein MTSQMDTILMQSISLVNERSGRPAVLPRHSCGFQNLIFMQNLKIQKLDSSCRNSSLCSRRRSGTAFALNTDGITDNNDQGSANGDNSFLGTTRLGRIVSAGGRELLSKLNSARKNFPMKVFLLLLGFYTANALATILGQTGDWDVLVAGVVVAAIEGIGMLMYKKPMRTGRLQSLVVMINYWKAGICLGLFVDAFKLGS, from the exons ATGACCAGCCAAATGGATACGATACTGATGCAGTCTATATCCCTTGTTAATGAAAGATCTGGGAGACCAGCTGTGCTTCCTAGGCATAGTTGTGGCTTTCAAAATCTTATCTTCATGCAAAACTTAAAGATTCAGAAACTTGATTCATCTTGTAGAAACAG TTCATTGTGTAGTAGACGAAGAAGTGGTACAGCGTTTGCATTGAATACTGATGGAATTACAGACAACAATGACCAAGGCAGCGCCAATGGAGACAACTCTTTTCTTGGCACAACTCGTTTGGGGAGGATAGTTAGTGCAGGTGGTAGGGAGCTACTGAGTAAACTGAACTCAGCTAGAAAAAACTTCCCCATGAAGGTTTTTCTCCTGCTCCTGGGCTTCTACACTGCTAATGCTCTTGCAACGATCCTTGGCCAGACGGGCGACTGGGATGTGCTTGTAGCTGGTGTAGTAGTAGCTGCTATCGAGGGTATTGGCATGCTGATGTACAAAAAGCCCATGAGAACTGGGAGATTGCAATCTCTAGTGGTAATGATCAACTATTGGAAAGCTGGTATTTGCTTAGGCTTATTTGTGGATGCCTTTAAGCTAGGTAGTTGA